The following is a genomic window from Acidimicrobiia bacterium.
TCCGGACCGGTTCACGACGCTCGTCGACGTGTCCGACTTCCTGCACAAGCGGCGCGAAGCGTTGCTGGCGCACCGCACGCAGGTCGACCCGACCGGCTTCTGGATGCGACTTCCCGACGACGTCGTGCGGGAGGTCTTCCCCTGGGAGGAGTACGCGCTCGCGCGGTCGCTGGTCGACAACGGTGTCGCCGAGGGAGACGTCGAGGACGACCTCTTCGCCGGCGTCCGGACGGACGCGCGCACGAGCGCGTCGCGTTGACGATGCCCGTGTTCCTCACGCAGGAGTGGCTGGACGAGCTCCGCGGGGACGCGGCCGGGATCGACTACGGCGACGCGACCGGAACCGTGCAGCACACCGTCACCGGCGCGCCGGACGGCGACGTGTCGTACGTGCTCGTGTTCGACGGCGGGAAGCTGCGCGAGGCGACGCTCGGAACTCGTCCCGATGCCGACGTGACCGTGACGATCCCGTACGCCGACGCGGTGGCCGTGCAGCAGGGTGAGCTCGACCCGAACGTCGCGTTCATGCGGGGACGGGCGAAGGTCAACGGCGACATGGGCGTGCTCCTGCCCACCATGCCGGCGACGCGCACGGCGGAGTACGGCGCGATGCAGGAGAAGCTGCGCGCCTCCACCACGTTTCTCTGACGCGTCAACCACACAATGTGTGCTTGACGCTTCACAAAACGGGCGGGCGAGGTCAGAGCGCGAGGCGGGCGGTGCGGAACACGCGGCTGACGCGCGCACCGGCCTTCGCGTAGAAGCCGACCGGCCCGACCCACGAGATCTCGGCCTCGTCGACGCCGTACTGCTCGGCGATGTCCGCGCACAGCGTCGAGAGCAGCGCGGTGCCGATCCCGAGACCCTGTCGTTCGGGGTCGGTGGCCATCGGGCCGATGAGGGCGCGCCGGTTCACGGAGTGGCACGCGAGGCCCAGCGTTGCGCCGTGGATGTCGCGGGCGACGAAGCAGGTGCCGTTCGCGGTCGCGCGCTGCACCTCGTCGGCCCAGTGAGGGTGCACGCGCGTCGCGAGCTGCACCGCGCCGTCGCCGTCCTCGACCGTGAGGACGGCACCCTCCGGGACGGGGGCGCGGAACGCCGTCGGGATCGCCATGTTGATCTCCGCGCCGTACGGCTCGAACCCGCACGCCTCGAACAGCGACAGCGCGGCGGTGAGCTGGAAGTCGACACCGGGCCAGACGTAGCGGGGAATCGCGTTCCCGAGGTGCAGCTCGCGCGCGCCCTGCTCGCGCGCGTACACGGCGGCTTCCTCGACGAGCGCGCGCCCGCGGCCCTCGCCCTGGCGCTCGGGCGCGACCGCGAGCAGCAGGATCCACGCGATCGGCGTCGCCACCGGGGACCAGCGCGCGACGTTGACGACCGCGGCGGCGTCGCCGTCGCCGATCGTGACCGACCCTTCACCGCCGCAGCAGGTGAGCAGGTCCGCGGCGCTGAGGTCCTCGTCGGGGAGCGCGGCGTGCACCAGGTCCGCGAGCTCCGCCGCGGTGACGGTGCTCACGCGGCCGCCTCCGCGCGTTGGAGGTCGCGCAGCTCGCGGTAGCCGACGAGGATCGCGCCGGCCCGCTCGACGAGATCGGGGAGCGACGGGTCGGACGTGAGGTACGCGTGGTCCTCGACCCGTCCCGCCCAGTCGGGGTGCGACGAGCGCAGCTCGTCGGAGTCGACCGCGGGATGGAGGTACACCTCGGTGACGCCCGGCCGCAGCTCGAACAGCACGCGCTCGATGCGACGTCGCGCGCCGACCGGGCAGAGCACGAAGAAGTCGGGGAACACCACGCCTTCCTCGGCTGCGAGTCGCCGGTAGGGGAACCCGATCGCCTGCTCACCGCTCGCGCCCGCCATCCGCAGCGGCAACCCGAAGTCGACCGCGAGCTCGAGGTACACGTCGAAGAACTCGGGTCGCAGCTGCAACGTGCCCATGTGCGAGTCGAGATGGCTGACGTCGAAGCCCCAGTAGATCGCGCGCTCGATCTGCGCGCGGCACTCCTTGCGGACCTCCTCGAGGTCCGCGTGGTCCCACACGTCATCGACCGTTCGCGGGAACCCGCCGTCGCCGTCGAGCAGGCTCGGCGAGTGCGTGATCGGCCCCCACCGGTACGTCTCCCACTCGGAGTTCAGCGTCAGGTGCACGCCGACGTCCTCGCCGCGGTAGCCCGCCGCCGCGTCGCGCGCCCACGGGCACGGCACCATGAGGGACGCGCTGGTCGCGACGCCGTGACGCAGCGCCTCGTACACGGCCACGTTCGCGGAGCGCGTGGAGCCCAGGTCGTCGCAGTTGACGACGAGCAGCTTGTCGTGTGGTGCGTAACCGAGTCGCTCGGCGAGCGACGCCTGCTCCACGAGTCGTCCTCCCGGGGTGACGTCACGCCCGATGCGCGACGGGTCACGATGGTAACGATGACGAGGTCTCACGGACCGCCCCCCTCGGCGCGCGTCGCCGTCGTCGTGGTCGCGGCCGTCGCGCTCGCCTCGTGCGGGTCCGGCTCGGGCTCGAAGCGCTCGGCCGGCTCGGGCGTCACGAGCACGACGTCGGCGTCGACGACCTCGACGACCTCGACGTCCTGCCGGCCGGGCGCGACCACCGAGCAGCAGACGCCGCCCAGCACCGATGTCGTGCGGATGACCGGCCTGACGACCGCCTCGCGGCACTGTGGCGACGACGTCACGTTCATCTTCCGCGGCACGCCGGCGGCGATCGTCCCCGGCTACGACGTGCGCTCCGGCACCCCGCCGTTCCGCGACTCGGGCGAAGGCCGCGTGCACGCGGTGCAGGG
Proteins encoded in this region:
- a CDS encoding polysaccharide deacetylase family protein, coding for MEQASLAERLGYAPHDKLLVVNCDDLGSTRSANVAVYEALRHGVATSASLMVPCPWARDAAAGYRGEDVGVHLTLNSEWETYRWGPITHSPSLLDGDGGFPRTVDDVWDHADLEEVRKECRAQIERAIYWGFDVSHLDSHMGTLQLRPEFFDVYLELAVDFGLPLRMAGASGEQAIGFPYRRLAAEEGVVFPDFFVLCPVGARRRIERVLFELRPGVTEVYLHPAVDSDELRSSHPDWAGRVEDHAYLTSDPSLPDLVERAGAILVGYRELRDLQRAEAAA
- a CDS encoding SCP2 sterol-binding domain-containing protein: MPVFLTQEWLDELRGDAAGIDYGDATGTVQHTVTGAPDGDVSYVLVFDGGKLREATLGTRPDADVTVTIPYADAVAVQQGELDPNVAFMRGRAKVNGDMGVLLPTMPATRTAEYGAMQEKLRASTTFL
- a CDS encoding GNAT family N-acetyltransferase; amino-acid sequence: MSTVTAAELADLVHAALPDEDLSAADLLTCCGGEGSVTIGDGDAAAVVNVARWSPVATPIAWILLLAVAPERQGEGRGRALVEEAAVYAREQGARELHLGNAIPRYVWPGVDFQLTAALSLFEACGFEPYGAEINMAIPTAFRAPVPEGAVLTVEDGDGAVQLATRVHPHWADEVQRATANGTCFVARDIHGATLGLACHSVNRRALIGPMATDPERQGLGIGTALLSTLCADIAEQYGVDEAEISWVGPVGFYAKAGARVSRVFRTARLAL